The proteins below are encoded in one region of Pseudomonas entomophila L48:
- a CDS encoding aspartate aminotransferase family protein — MSVEQAPVQRADFDQVMVPNYSPAAFIPVRGEGSRVWDQSGRELIDFAGGIAVNALGHCHPALVKALTEQANTLWHVSNVFTNEPALRLAHKLVDATFAERAFFCNSGAESNEAAFKLARRVAHDRFGPEKHEIIATVNSFHGRTLFTVSVGGQPKYSDGFGPKITGISHVPYNDLEALRAQISDKTCAVVIEPIQGESGVVPADKAYLEGARKLCDEHNALLIFDEVQTGVGRTGSLYAYQHYGVTPDILTSAKSLGGGFPIGAMLTTTDIAKHLAVGTHGTTYGGNPLGCAVACAVLDVVNTPETLAGIKAKHERFKTRLEAIGQETGLFTLVRGVGLLIGCVLSDAWKGKAKDILNAAEKEGVMVLQAGPDVVRFAPSLVVEDADIDEGLARFERAVRKLTQG; from the coding sequence ATGTCCGTTGAGCAAGCCCCGGTGCAACGTGCCGATTTCGACCAGGTCATGGTGCCGAACTACTCCCCCGCGGCGTTCATTCCCGTGCGCGGCGAGGGCTCCCGCGTCTGGGACCAGTCGGGTCGCGAGCTGATCGACTTCGCCGGCGGCATCGCCGTGAACGCCCTGGGTCACTGCCATCCGGCGCTGGTCAAGGCGTTGACCGAGCAGGCCAATACGCTATGGCACGTCTCCAACGTCTTCACCAACGAGCCGGCCCTGCGCCTGGCGCACAAGCTGGTGGACGCGACCTTCGCCGAGCGCGCCTTCTTCTGCAACTCCGGCGCGGAATCGAACGAAGCCGCCTTCAAGCTGGCCCGTCGCGTCGCCCACGACCGCTTCGGCCCCGAGAAGCACGAAATCATTGCTACCGTGAACAGCTTCCACGGTCGCACCCTGTTCACCGTCAGCGTTGGCGGCCAGCCCAAGTACTCCGACGGTTTCGGCCCGAAGATCACTGGCATCAGCCACGTCCCGTACAACGACCTGGAAGCGCTCAGGGCACAGATCTCGGACAAGACCTGCGCCGTGGTCATCGAACCGATCCAGGGCGAGAGTGGCGTGGTCCCGGCTGACAAAGCCTACCTCGAAGGCGCGCGCAAGCTGTGCGACGAGCACAATGCCCTGCTGATCTTCGACGAAGTGCAGACCGGCGTCGGCCGCACCGGTTCGCTGTACGCCTACCAGCACTACGGCGTGACGCCGGACATCCTGACCAGCGCCAAGAGCCTGGGCGGCGGTTTCCCGATCGGCGCCATGCTGACCACCACCGACATCGCCAAGCACCTGGCAGTCGGCACCCATGGCACCACCTACGGCGGCAACCCCCTGGGCTGCGCCGTGGCCTGCGCCGTACTGGACGTGGTCAACACCCCGGAAACCCTGGCAGGCATCAAAGCCAAGCATGAGCGTTTCAAGACCCGCCTGGAGGCGATCGGCCAGGAAACCGGCTTGTTCACCCTGGTGCGCGGCGTCGGCCTGCTGATCGGCTGCGTGCTGAGCGATGCCTGGAAAGGCAAGGCCAAGGACATCCTCAACGCCGCCGAGAAAGAAGGCGTGATGGTCCTGCAGGCCGGCCCGGACGTGGTGCGCTTCGCCCCGAGCCTGGTGGTCGAGGATGCCGACATCGATGAAGGCCTGGCTCGCTTCGAGCGCGCCGTGCGCAAACTGACTCAGGGCTGA
- the argR gene encoding transcriptional regulator ArgR yields the protein MTTQRIGFLIWPSTRPLTLALAEEVLRVAQRVHPDVVYELAFLQAEAGQDGAWRLPGEPWSGRLEGCHKLFLLADEPPAAVGSTLSSALKQLARSGCMIGGLSAGVYPLAALGLLDGYRAAVHWRWQDDFAERFPKVIATSHLFDWDRDRLTACGGMAVTDLLLAVLARDHGAELAGAVSEELVVERIREGGERQRIPLQNRLGSSHPKLTQAVLLMEANIEEPLTTDEIAQHVCVSRRQLERIFKQYLNRVPSQYYLELRLNKARQMLMQTSKSIIQIGLSCGFSSGPHFSSAYRNFFGATPREDRNQRRSSSPFELSSAPAEKG from the coding sequence ATGACCACCCAGCGAATCGGCTTTCTCATCTGGCCCAGCACCCGGCCGCTGACCCTGGCATTGGCCGAGGAAGTGTTGCGGGTGGCGCAGCGGGTGCATCCGGACGTGGTCTACGAACTGGCCTTCCTTCAGGCCGAGGCCGGCCAGGACGGCGCCTGGCGCCTGCCGGGCGAGCCGTGGAGCGGTCGGCTGGAGGGGTGCCACAAGCTGTTCCTGCTGGCCGATGAACCGCCAGCTGCGGTCGGTTCCACGCTGTCGAGCGCGCTCAAGCAACTGGCCCGTAGTGGTTGCATGATCGGTGGTTTGTCCGCGGGCGTGTACCCACTGGCGGCGCTGGGGCTGCTCGACGGTTACCGGGCGGCGGTGCACTGGCGTTGGCAGGATGATTTCGCCGAGCGCTTCCCTAAGGTGATTGCCACCAGCCACCTGTTCGACTGGGATCGGGATCGCCTGACCGCTTGCGGCGGCATGGCGGTGACCGACCTGCTGCTGGCAGTGCTGGCGCGCGATCATGGCGCGGAGCTGGCGGGGGCGGTGTCGGAAGAGCTGGTGGTCGAACGCATTCGTGAAGGTGGCGAGCGCCAGCGCATCCCCCTGCAGAATCGCCTGGGCTCCAGTCATCCGAAGCTCACCCAGGCGGTGCTGCTGATGGAGGCCAACATCGAAGAGCCGCTGACCACCGACGAGATCGCCCAGCATGTGTGCGTGTCCCGTCGCCAGTTGGAGCGGATCTTCAAGCAGTACCTCAACCGCGTTCCCAGCCAGTACTACCTGGAACTGCGCCTGAACAAGGCGCGGCAGATGCTGATGCAAACCAGCAAGTCGATCATCCAGATCGGCTTGTCGTGCGGGTTCTCTTCCGGGCCGCATTTCTCCAGTGCGTATCGCAACTTCTTTGGCGCAACACCCCGTGAAGATCGCAACCAGCGGCGCAGCAGCAGCCCGTTCGAGCTGAGTTCGGCGCCGGCGGAGAAGGGCTGA
- a CDS encoding ABC transporter ATP-binding protein — MYKLQIQDLHKRYGSHEVLKGVSLEAKAGDVISIIGSSGSGKSTFLRCINLLEQPHAGKILLNNEELKLVAGKDGALKAADPKQLQRMRSRLSMVFQHFNLWSHMTALENVIEAPVHVLGVNKKEALEKAEHYLAKVGVAHRKDAFPGHMSGGEQQRVAIARALAMEPEVMLFDEPTSALDPELVGDVLKVMQSLAQEGRTMVVVTHEMGFAREVSNQLVFLHKGLVEERGCPREVLVNPQSERLKQFLSGSLK; from the coding sequence ATGTACAAACTCCAAATCCAAGACCTGCACAAGCGCTACGGCAGCCATGAGGTGCTCAAGGGCGTCTCCCTCGAAGCCAAGGCAGGCGACGTGATCAGCATCATCGGCTCCAGTGGTTCGGGCAAATCCACTTTCCTGCGCTGCATCAACCTGCTGGAGCAGCCGCACGCGGGCAAGATCCTGCTCAACAACGAAGAGCTGAAGCTGGTGGCGGGCAAGGACGGCGCGCTCAAGGCCGCCGACCCGAAGCAGCTGCAGCGCATGCGCTCGCGCCTGTCGATGGTATTCCAGCACTTCAACCTGTGGTCGCACATGACCGCGCTGGAGAACGTCATCGAGGCGCCGGTGCATGTGCTGGGCGTGAACAAGAAAGAAGCGCTGGAGAAGGCCGAGCATTACCTGGCCAAGGTCGGCGTAGCGCATCGCAAGGATGCTTTCCCCGGCCATATGTCCGGTGGTGAGCAGCAGCGTGTGGCGATCGCCCGTGCCCTGGCCATGGAGCCTGAGGTGATGCTGTTCGACGAACCTACCTCGGCACTGGACCCGGAGCTGGTGGGCGATGTGCTCAAGGTCATGCAGTCGCTGGCCCAGGAAGGCCGCACCATGGTCGTGGTCACCCATGAAATGGGCTTCGCCCGCGAGGTTTCCAATCAGCTGGTGTTCCTGCACAAAGGCCTGGTGGAAGAGCGCGGCTGTCCGCGTGAAGTGCTGGTCAATCCGCAATCGGAGCGGCTCAAGCAGTTCCTCTCCGGCAGCCTGAAGTAA
- a CDS encoding ABC transporter permease, with protein sequence MIFDYNVIWDAMPLYLGGLLTTLKLLALSLFFGLLAAIPLGLMRVSKQPLVNMTAWLYTYVIRGTPMLVQLFLIYYGLAQFEAVRESFLWPWLSSATFCACLAFAINTSAYTAEIIAGSLKATPHGEIEAAKAIGMSRMKMYRRILLPSALRRALPQYSNEVIMMLQTTSLASIVTLIDITGAARTVNAQFYLPFEAYITAGVFYLCLTFILVRLFKLAERRWLGYLAPRKH encoded by the coding sequence ATGATCTTCGACTACAACGTCATCTGGGACGCCATGCCGCTGTACCTCGGCGGCTTGCTGACCACCCTCAAGCTGCTGGCGCTGTCGCTGTTCTTCGGCCTGCTGGCGGCCATCCCGCTGGGCCTTATGCGGGTGTCGAAACAGCCGCTGGTGAACATGACCGCCTGGCTGTACACCTACGTGATCCGTGGCACCCCGATGCTGGTGCAGCTGTTCCTGATCTACTACGGCCTGGCCCAGTTCGAGGCGGTGCGCGAAAGCTTCCTGTGGCCATGGCTGTCCAGCGCGACCTTCTGTGCCTGCCTGGCCTTCGCCATCAATACCAGCGCCTATACTGCCGAGATCATCGCAGGCAGCCTCAAGGCCACGCCCCATGGCGAGATCGAGGCGGCCAAGGCTATCGGCATGTCCCGCATGAAGATGTACCGCCGCATCCTGTTGCCTTCCGCGCTGCGCCGCGCCCTGCCGCAGTACAGCAACGAAGTGATCATGATGCTGCAGACCACCAGCCTGGCGTCGATCGTCACCCTGATCGACATCACCGGCGCCGCGCGCACGGTCAACGCCCAGTTCTACCTGCCTTTCGAGGCCTACATCACGGCGGGCGTGTTCTACCTGTGCCTGACCTTCATTCTCGTGCGCCTGTTCAAGTTGGCCGAACGCCGCTGGCTCGGCTACCTGGCGCCGCGCAAGCACTGA
- a CDS encoding ABC transporter permease: protein MLKGYGAVILDGAWLTLQLALSSMALAIVLGLVGVALRLSPVRWLAWLGDLYSTVIRGIPDLVLILLIFYGGQDLLNRVAPLLGYDDYIDLNPLVAGIGTLGFIFGAYLSETFRGAFLGIPKGQAEAGAAYGMSGVQVFFRIMVPQMIRLAIPGFTNNWLVLTKATALISVVGLQDMMFKAKQAADATREPFTFFLAVAALYLVLTSVSLLALRYLEKRYSVGVKAAEL, encoded by the coding sequence ATGTTGAAAGGCTATGGGGCAGTCATCCTCGACGGGGCGTGGCTGACGCTGCAGCTCGCCCTGTCGTCGATGGCCCTGGCCATCGTCCTCGGCCTTGTCGGTGTGGCGCTGCGCTTGTCGCCGGTCCGCTGGCTGGCCTGGCTGGGTGACCTGTACTCCACGGTGATCCGTGGCATCCCCGACCTGGTGCTGATCCTGCTGATCTTCTACGGCGGCCAGGACCTCCTCAACCGGGTGGCGCCGCTGCTCGGCTATGACGACTACATCGACCTGAACCCGCTGGTTGCCGGTATCGGCACCCTGGGCTTCATCTTCGGTGCCTACCTGTCGGAAACCTTCCGCGGCGCCTTCCTGGGGATCCCCAAGGGGCAGGCCGAGGCGGGCGCGGCCTACGGCATGAGCGGTGTTCAGGTGTTCTTCCGCATCATGGTGCCGCAGATGATCCGCCTGGCGATCCCGGGTTTCACCAACAACTGGCTGGTGTTGACCAAGGCGACCGCGCTGATCTCGGTGGTCGGCCTGCAGGACATGATGTTCAAGGCCAAGCAGGCGGCGGATGCCACCCGCGAACCCTTCACCTTCTTCCTGGCGGTGGCGGCGCTGTACCTGGTACTCACCAGTGTCTCGCTGCTGGCGTTGCGGTATCTCGAGAAGCGCTACTCGGTGGGCGTCAAGGCGGCTGAACTATGA
- a CDS encoding ABC transporter substrate-binding protein — translation MKKLALLGALALSVFSLVSHADEKPLKIGIEAAYPPFAFKQPDGSIAGFDYDIGNALCEEMKAKCTWVEQEFDGLIPALKVRKIDAILSSMSITDDRKKSVDFSKRYYLTPARLVMKEGTTVSESLDELKGKKIGVQRGSIHDRFAKEVLAPKGATVVPYGTQNEIYLDVAAGRLDGTVADATLLEDGFLKTDAGKGFAFVGPSFTDVKYFGDGVGIAVRKGDKENADRINAAIDAIRANGKYKQIEAKYFNFDIYGPDSK, via the coding sequence ATGAAGAAGCTCGCACTGCTTGGCGCCCTGGCGCTTTCCGTGTTTTCCCTGGTATCGCACGCCGATGAGAAACCGTTGAAGATCGGTATCGAAGCCGCCTACCCACCGTTCGCCTTCAAGCAACCCGACGGCAGCATCGCCGGCTTCGACTACGACATCGGCAATGCCCTGTGCGAAGAGATGAAAGCGAAGTGCACCTGGGTCGAGCAGGAGTTCGACGGCCTGATTCCGGCGCTGAAAGTGCGCAAGATCGACGCCATCCTGTCGTCCATGTCGATCACTGACGATCGCAAGAAATCGGTCGATTTCAGCAAGCGCTACTACCTGACACCGGCCCGCCTGGTCATGAAGGAAGGCACCACCGTCAGCGAAAGCCTGGACGAGCTCAAGGGCAAGAAGATCGGCGTGCAGCGCGGTTCGATCCACGACCGCTTCGCCAAGGAAGTCCTGGCACCGAAGGGCGCCACCGTCGTGCCTTACGGCACCCAGAACGAAATCTACCTGGACGTCGCCGCTGGCCGCCTCGACGGCACCGTGGCCGATGCCACCCTGCTGGAAGACGGTTTCCTGAAAACCGACGCTGGCAAGGGCTTCGCCTTCGTCGGCCCTTCGTTCACCGACGTGAAGTACTTCGGTGATGGCGTGGGCATCGCCGTGCGCAAGGGCGACAAGGAAAACGCCGACCGCATCAATGCGGCCATCGACGCTATCCGTGCCAACGGCAAGTACAAGCAGATCGAAGCCAAGTACTTCAACTTCGACATCTACGGCCCTGATTCGAAGTAA
- the acs gene encoding acetate--CoA ligase, producing the protein MSAAPLYPVRPEVAASTLTDEATYKAMYQQSVINPDGFWREQAQRLDWIKPFTKVKQTSFDDHHVDIKWFADGTLNVSYNCLDRHLAERGDQVAIIWEGDDPSEHRNITYRELHEQVCKFANALRGQDVHRGDVVTIYMPMIPEAVVAMLACARIGAIHSVVFGGFSPEALAGRIIDCKSKVVITADEGVRGGRRTPLKANVDLALTNPETSSVQKIIVCKRTGGDIAWHQHRDIWYEDLMKVASSHCAPKEMGAEEALFILYTSGSTGKPKGVLHTTGGYLVYAALTHERVFDYRPGEVYWCTADVGWVTGHSYIVYGPLANGAATLLFEGVPNYPDITRVSKIVDKHKVNILYTAPTAIRAMMAEGEAAVAGADGSSLRLLGSVGEPINPEAWNWYYKTVGKQRCPIVDTWWQTETGGVLISPLPGATALKPGSATRPFFGVVPALVDNLGNLIEGAAEGNLVILDSWPGQSRSLYGDHDRFVDTYFKTFRGMYFTGDGARRDEDGYYWITGRVDDVLNVSGHRMGTAEIESAMVAHAKVAEAAVVGVPHDIKGQGIYVYVTLNAGEEPSEQLRLELKNWVRKEIGPIASPDVIQWAPGLPKTRSGKIMRRILRKIATAEYDALGDISTLADPGVVQHLIDTHKAMNLASA; encoded by the coding sequence ATGAGTGCGGCTCCACTGTATCCCGTTCGTCCCGAGGTTGCGGCCAGTACCCTGACCGACGAGGCCACCTACAAGGCCATGTACCAGCAATCGGTGATCAACCCGGACGGCTTCTGGCGCGAGCAGGCCCAGCGTCTGGACTGGATCAAGCCCTTCACCAAGGTCAAGCAGACCTCGTTCGACGACCACCATGTCGATATCAAGTGGTTCGCCGACGGCACTCTGAACGTTTCCTACAACTGCCTGGACCGCCACCTTGCCGAGCGCGGTGACCAGGTCGCCATCATCTGGGAGGGCGACGATCCTTCCGAGCACCGCAACATCACCTACCGCGAGCTCCACGAGCAGGTCTGCAAGTTCGCCAACGCCCTGCGTGGCCAGGACGTGCACCGTGGCGACGTGGTGACCATCTACATGCCGATGATCCCCGAGGCCGTGGTCGCCATGCTGGCCTGCGCCCGCATCGGCGCGATCCACTCGGTGGTGTTCGGTGGCTTCTCACCGGAAGCACTGGCCGGGCGCATCATCGACTGCAAGTCGAAAGTGGTGATCACTGCCGACGAAGGTGTGCGCGGTGGGCGTCGCACCCCGCTCAAGGCCAACGTCGACCTGGCCCTGACCAACCCTGAAACCAGCAGCGTGCAGAAGATCATCGTGTGCAAGCGCACCGGTGGCGACATCGCCTGGCACCAGCACCGCGACATCTGGTACGAAGACCTGATGAAGGTCGCCTCCAGCCACTGCGCGCCGAAAGAGATGGGCGCGGAAGAAGCGCTGTTCATCCTTTATACCTCCGGTTCGACCGGCAAGCCGAAGGGCGTGCTGCACACCACCGGCGGCTACCTGGTCTACGCCGCGCTGACTCATGAGCGCGTGTTCGACTACCGTCCGGGCGAGGTCTACTGGTGCACCGCCGACGTGGGCTGGGTCACCGGGCACAGCTATATCGTCTACGGCCCGCTGGCCAATGGTGCGGCCACGCTGCTGTTCGAGGGCGTGCCGAACTATCCGGACATCACTCGCGTGTCGAAGATCGTCGACAAGCACAAGGTCAATATCCTCTACACCGCGCCAACTGCTATTCGCGCCATGATGGCCGAGGGCGAGGCGGCGGTGGCCGGTGCCGATGGCTCCAGCCTGCGCCTGCTGGGTTCGGTGGGCGAGCCGATCAACCCCGAGGCCTGGAACTGGTACTACAAGACCGTCGGCAAGCAGCGCTGCCCGATCGTCGATACCTGGTGGCAGACCGAGACCGGTGGCGTGCTGATCAGCCCGCTGCCGGGCGCCACCGCGCTGAAACCGGGCTCGGCAACCCGTCCGTTCTTCGGTGTGGTACCGGCGCTGGTGGACAACCTGGGCAACCTGATCGAAGGTGCCGCCGAGGGCAACCTGGTGATCCTCGACTCCTGGCCGGGTCAGTCGCGTTCGCTGTACGGCGACCACGACCGTTTCGTCGACACCTACTTCAAGACCTTCCGCGGCATGTACTTCACCGGTGACGGTGCCCGTCGCGACGAAGACGGCTACTACTGGATCACCGGCCGCGTGGACGACGTACTCAACGTATCCGGGCACCGCATGGGGACCGCCGAGATCGAGAGCGCCATGGTGGCGCACGCGAAAGTCGCCGAGGCGGCGGTGGTGGGTGTGCCGCACGACATCAAGGGGCAGGGTATCTATGTCTATGTCACCCTCAATGCTGGTGAGGAACCGAGCGAGCAGCTGCGTCTGGAGCTGAAGAACTGGGTGCGCAAGGAGATCGGTCCGATCGCCTCGCCGGATGTGATCCAGTGGGCGCCCGGCTTGCCGAAGACCCGCTCGGGCAAGATCATGCGCCGCATCCTGCGTAAGATCGCCACCGCCGAATACGATGCGCTGGGTGATATCTCGACGCTGGCCGATCCGGGTGTGGTGCAGCACCTGATCGACACCCACAAGGCGATGAACCTGGCGTCGGCCTGA
- a CDS encoding DUF2790 domain-containing protein translates to MKALLVLALGGFCGAALAGEAKDVEQIPVEQYSYSQHLDIARVLSMSEVPNVCEVVPARMTYEDSKGQKHILEYRVMGNGCSNG, encoded by the coding sequence ATGAAAGCTTTACTGGTATTGGCACTTGGCGGTTTTTGCGGCGCGGCACTGGCCGGCGAAGCAAAAGATGTCGAGCAGATTCCGGTTGAACAGTACAGTTACTCGCAGCACCTGGACATCGCCCGCGTTCTTTCCATGAGCGAAGTACCGAATGTCTGCGAAGTAGTGCCCGCCCGCATGACCTATGAAGACTCCAAGGGCCAGAAGCACATTCTCGAATACCGCGTGATGGGGAACGGCTGCTCCAACGGCTGA
- a CDS encoding sigma-54-dependent phenylalanine hydroxylase transcriptional regulator PhhR, with translation MRIKVHCQNRIGILRDILNLLVEYGINVLRGEVGGDHGNAIYLHCPNLINLQFQALRPKFESIAGVFGVKRVGLMPSERRHMELNALLGALDFPVLSIDMGGSIVAANRGAAQLLGVRVDEVPGIPLSRYVEDFDLPELIRANKSRINGLRIKVKGDVFLADIAPLQSEHDDSEALAGAVITLHRADRIGERIYNVRKQELRGFDSIFQSSRVMAAVVREARRMAPLDAPLLIEGETGTGKELLARACHLASPRGQAPLMALNCAGLPESMAETELFGYGPGAFEGARAEGKLGLLELTAGGTLFLDGVGEMSPRLQVKLLRFLQDGCFRRVGSDEEVYLDVRVICATQVDLSELCARGEFRQDLYHRLNVLSLHIPPLRECMDGLEGLVQHFLDQASRQIGCPLPHLATSAMDKLSQYHWPGNVRQLENVLFQAVSLCEGGVVKSEHIRLPDYGARQPLGEFSLEGELSQIVGRFEKAVLESLMSEFPSSRALGKRLGVSHTTIANKLRDYSLSKSVE, from the coding sequence ATGCGTATCAAAGTGCATTGCCAGAACCGCATCGGCATCCTGCGGGACATCCTCAACCTGCTGGTGGAGTACGGCATCAACGTGTTGCGCGGCGAGGTGGGGGGCGATCATGGCAATGCCATTTATCTGCATTGCCCGAACTTGATCAATCTGCAGTTCCAGGCGTTGCGGCCGAAGTTCGAATCGATCGCCGGGGTTTTCGGGGTCAAGCGTGTGGGGTTGATGCCCAGCGAGCGTCGACACATGGAGCTCAACGCGCTGCTGGGGGCGCTGGACTTCCCGGTGCTGTCGATCGACATGGGTGGCAGCATCGTCGCCGCCAACCGTGGCGCGGCGCAGTTGCTCGGAGTGCGAGTGGACGAGGTGCCCGGCATTCCGTTGTCGCGCTATGTCGAGGACTTCGACCTGCCGGAGCTGATACGGGCCAACAAGTCGCGGATCAATGGCCTGCGGATCAAGGTCAAGGGGGATGTGTTCCTCGCCGATATCGCACCGTTGCAGTCCGAGCATGACGACAGCGAGGCCTTGGCGGGGGCGGTGATCACCTTGCACCGCGCCGACCGTATCGGCGAGCGCATCTACAACGTGCGCAAGCAGGAGCTGCGCGGGTTCGACAGTATCTTCCAAAGCTCGCGGGTAATGGCGGCGGTGGTGCGCGAGGCGCGACGCATGGCGCCGCTGGATGCGCCGCTGCTGATCGAGGGCGAGACCGGTACCGGCAAGGAACTGCTGGCGCGCGCCTGCCACCTGGCCAGTCCGCGCGGCCAGGCACCACTGATGGCGCTCAACTGTGCTGGCCTGCCGGAGTCGATGGCCGAGACCGAGCTGTTCGGCTACGGGCCGGGGGCGTTCGAGGGCGCGCGGGCCGAGGGTAAGCTTGGGCTGCTGGAGCTGACTGCGGGTGGCACGCTGTTCCTTGATGGGGTGGGGGAAATGAGCCCGCGGTTGCAGGTCAAGCTGTTGCGCTTCCTGCAGGATGGCTGTTTCCGCCGGGTCGGCAGCGACGAGGAGGTGTACCTGGACGTACGGGTAATCTGTGCGACTCAGGTTGATCTGTCCGAGCTGTGTGCCCGTGGCGAGTTTCGCCAGGACCTCTATCACCGCCTCAACGTGCTGTCGCTGCACATCCCACCGCTGCGCGAATGCATGGATGGCCTGGAAGGGCTGGTGCAGCATTTCCTCGACCAGGCCAGCCGGCAGATCGGCTGCCCGCTGCCGCATTTGGCGACCTCGGCGATGGATAAACTCAGCCAGTACCACTGGCCGGGTAATGTGCGCCAACTGGAGAACGTGTTGTTCCAGGCTGTTTCACTGTGCGAGGGCGGGGTGGTGAAGAGCGAACATATTCGTTTGCCGGACTATGGCGCGCGCCAGCCGTTGGGGGAGTTCTCCCTGGAAGGCGAACTTTCGCAGATTGTCGGGCGGTTTGAAAAAGCGGTACTGGAAAGTCTGATGAGTGAATTCCCAAGTAGCCGGGCGCTGGGGAAAAGATTGGGGGTTTCGCATACGACGATTGCCAACAAGTTGCGGGATTATTCGTTGAGCAAGTCGGTTGAGTGA
- the phhA gene encoding phenylalanine 4-monooxygenase, which yields MKQTQYVAREPDAHGFIDYPQQEHAVWNTLITRQLKVIEGRACQEYLDGIEQLKLPHDRIPQLGEVNKVLGATTGWQVARVPALIPFQTFFELLASKRFPVATFIRTPEELDYLQEPDIFHEIFGHCPLLTNPFFAEFTHTYGKLGLAATKEQRVYLARLYWMTIEFGLMETAQGRKIYGGGILSSPKETVYSLSNEPEHQAFDPIEAMRTPYRIDILQPLYFVLPNMKRLFDLAHEDIMAMVHQAMQLGLHAPKFPPKVAA from the coding sequence ATGAAACAGACGCAATACGTGGCACGCGAGCCCGATGCGCACGGTTTTATCGACTACCCGCAGCAAGAGCATGCGGTGTGGAACACCCTGATCACCCGCCAGCTGAAAGTGATCGAAGGTCGGGCGTGCCAGGAGTACCTGGACGGCATCGAGCAGCTCAAGCTGCCCCATGACCGCATCCCCCAGCTCGGCGAAGTCAACAAGGTGCTCGGCGCTACCACCGGTTGGCAGGTCGCCCGCGTACCGGCGCTGATCCCCTTCCAGACCTTCTTCGAACTGCTGGCCAGCAAGCGCTTCCCGGTCGCCACCTTCATCCGCACCCCGGAAGAACTGGACTACCTGCAGGAGCCTGACATCTTCCACGAGATCTTCGGCCACTGCCCGCTGCTGACCAACCCCTTCTTCGCCGAGTTCACCCACACCTACGGCAAGCTGGGCCTGGCGGCGACCAAGGAACAACGCGTCTACCTCGCACGCCTGTACTGGATGACCATCGAGTTCGGCCTGATGGAGACCGCGCAAGGTCGCAAGATCTACGGCGGCGGCATCCTCTCCTCGCCGAAAGAGACCGTCTACAGCCTGTCCAACGAGCCTGAGCACCAGGCCTTCGACCCGATCGAAGCCATGCGCACGCCGTACCGCATCGATATCCTGCAGCCCCTGTACTTCGTCCTGCCGAACATGAAGCGCCTGTTCGACCTGGCCCACGAAGACATCATGGCCATGGTCCACCAGGCCATGCAGCTGGGCCTGCACGCACCGAAGTTTCCACCCAAGGTCGCTGCCTGA
- a CDS encoding 4a-hydroxytetrahydrobiopterin dehydratase has product MNALNQAHCEACRADAPKVSDDELAELILQIPDWNIEVRDGHMELERVFLFKNFKHALAFTNAIGEIAEAEGHHPGLLTEWGKVTVTWWSHSIKGLHRNDFIMCARTDEVAKTAEGRK; this is encoded by the coding sequence ATGAATGCCTTGAACCAAGCCCACTGCGAAGCCTGCCGCGCCGATGCACCAAAAGTCTCCGACGACGAACTGGCGGAACTGATCCTGCAGATCCCGGACTGGAACATCGAAGTCCGCGACGGCCACATGGAGCTCGAGCGCGTATTCCTGTTCAAGAACTTCAAGCACGCCCTGGCCTTCACCAACGCCATCGGCGAAATCGCCGAAGCCGAAGGCCACCACCCGGGCCTGCTGACCGAGTGGGGCAAGGTCACCGTGACCTGGTGGAGCCACTCGATCAAGGGCCTGCACCGCAACGACTTCATCATGTGCGCGCGCACCGACGAGGTCGCCAAGACTGCCGAAGGGCGCAAGTGA